In Portunus trituberculatus isolate SZX2019 chromosome 33, ASM1759143v1, whole genome shotgun sequence, the following proteins share a genomic window:
- the LOC123512381 gene encoding serine proteinase stubble-like, which translates to MIMQRGRKLAALLLLAICACAAAEEWSWGPDTDEAAPDPTPAARQTPVLKQQEEQQAAAAPQEATKDGEDRQARFLGLGLGKKLCSLGIGDCAQKRPYKGSGGTDSSYTSYTHESHHQTASHTSQHHLSTSSHTSYTSGSRHPAPHHTPQLPPHKQVVHKHTHTHLHHGTAGVPPRPVHHVPHTDNFKPLPLPPHQGGFKPLPLPTPHGAPKPFPVPHGGVELEGVVPEGHHGHSHGPQYKEDCVCVHASFCADYDVVGREQPGDIVHLIDPRTRSSTILSNDTLAEDGEPSKTTTTTTTTTTTAAPEAESRVRRDLLATTNSTAALAEGRALSYRPGVTGCGAAYVCCRNPQFDRPPHNSYTCGRGNPNGVLARVKTPDYVQGTAHFGEFPWHAAVLKDNEQYVCGAVLVDARHVLTAAHCVAGLDAYAVRIRLGDWDVSSTYEFYSHVNVPVQWIVVHPEYYSGDLSNDLAVIRLQTYVDFAANPHIRPVCLPPHHSDFVGHRCVSTGWGKDAFDNHGKFQSLLRKVELPVVDRATCQAALAYERLGSAFRLSPGALCAGGEEGRDTCQGDGGGALVCKDYDGAFQLAGLVSWGLGCGRAGVPGVYVDVAHYAHWIHEITEAH; encoded by the exons ATGATTATGCAAC GCGGCAGGAAACTCGCGGCGCTTCTGCTGCTGGCGATATGCGCGTGTGCTGCAGCTGAAGAGTGGTCGTGGGGCCCTGATACCGACGAGGCAGCACCTGACCCTACCCCTGCCGCCAGACAGACCCCTGTTctgaagcagcaggaggagcagcaagCCGCCGCCGCCCCTCAGGAAGCAACCAAAGACGGGGAGGATCGCCAAGCCAGGTTCCTCGGCCTTGGGCTCGGGAAGAAGCTGTGTTCTCTGGGCATTGGTGAT TGTGCCCAGAAGAGGCCATACAAGGGCAGTGGCGGCACCGACAGCAGCTACACCAGCTACACCCATGAGTCGCACCACCAGACAGCCTCACACACCAGCCAGCACCACCTCAGCACCAGCAGCCACACCAGCTACACCAGCGGCTCGCGTCACCCCGCCCCTCACCACACGCCACAGCTGCCGCCACACAAGCAGGTggtgcacaaacacacacacacccacctgcACCACGGCACTGCTGGcgtgccgccccgccccgtacATCACGTGCCTCACACTGACAATTTCAAGCCTCTGCCGCTTCCACCACACCAGGGTGGCTTCAAGccacttcccctccccactccccatgGAGCCCCCAAGCCCTTCCCCGTGCCTCACGGCGGCGTAGAGCTGGAGGGTGTCGTACCCGAGGGTCACCACGGCCATAGCCACGGCCCACAGTACAAAGAAGACTGTGTCTGTGTCCACGCCTCCTTCTGCGCTGACTACGACGTGGTGGGTCGTGAGCAGCCCGGCGACATTGTCCACCTGATCGACCCTCGCACCCGCAGCTCCACCATTCTGTCCAACGACACGCTGGCTGAGGATGGAGAGCCctccaagaccaccaccaccaccaccaccaccaccaccactgctgccccGGAGGCTGAGTCCCGCGTCAGGAGAGATCTGCtggccaccaccaacagcaccgCCGCCTTGGCTGAGGGG CGTGCCCTCAGCTACCGGCCCGGCGTCACAGGCTGCGGCGCCGCCTACGTCTGCTGCCGCAACCCTCAGTTCGATAGGCCGCCCCACAACAGCTACACCTGCGGCCGCGGCAACCCTAATGGCGTGCTGGCCAGGGTCAAGACACCAGACTACGTGCAGGGCACAGCACACTTCGGGGAGTTCCCGTGGCACGCCGCCGTGCTGAAGGATAACGAGCAGTACGTGTGTGGCGCCGTGCTGGTGGACGCCCGCCACGTGCTGACCGCCGCCCACTGCGTGGCAGG gTTGGACGCCTACGCCGTCAGAATCCGCCTGGGTGACTGGGACGTCTCTTCCACCTATGAGTTCTACAGCCACGTGAACGTGCCCGTGCAGTGGATCGTGGTGCATCCTGAATACTACAGCGGCGACCTTAGCAACGACCTGGCCGTCATCAGGTTGCAGACATATGTCGACTTTGCCGCCAA CCCACACATAAGGCCCGTCTGCCTGCCGCCCCACCATTCTGACTTCGTGGGCCACCGCTGCGTGTCCACGGGCTGGGGCAAGGACGCCTTCGACAACCACGGCAAGTTCCAGAGTCTCCTACGCAAGGTGGAGCTGCCCGTGGTGGACCGCGCCACGTGCCAGGCCGCGCTGGCCTACGAGCGTCTGGGCAGCGCCTTCAGGCTGTCCCCGGGGGCGCTGTGTGCCGGGGGCGAGGAGGGCCGCGACACTTGCCAAGGGGACGGCGGCGGCGCCCTGGTGTGTAAGGACTATGACGGCGCCTTCCAGCTGGCCGGCCTTGTATCCTGGGGCCTAGGGTGCGGGCGTGCGGGCGTGCCAGGAGTGTACGTGGACGTTGCTCACTATGCCCACTGGATCCACGAGATCACCGAGGCACACTAA
- the LOC123512380 gene encoding uncharacterized protein LOC123512380, with protein MRAKTAVCLLLVAAAACVSADEWSWGTEGEEEAPVSQGQATFSVSLSPEEEDEQEAPPSARSIGVDVLPLEPHGELTEEELRAFALAEEGGDREGRFLGISEKLCSYGIGINCNNRKHSGSVKSHYGPPPKHVAIPSNSYGAPFPKPPGSYSAPAPKPSGSYGAHPPLPYPNRKHQYTPTKAASFSPFKGIMSALEPYLPGSTKPKYPPKDNHGLLGSSYTAPNPTYAPLLPSYHPPTPKPAYVAPRPYVVPAKPVHLAQKVDYVAPKPAYVNPVHTYTVTVKDSVQPTIVEHHSHTHTHVYKGDAAAVTHHHDDPYYVQGSQQVFKRQESSVKSHGADNIQDLLSQDHQRHETRVRVTSSVSSSQGTHITQPQNFRPGKIEQGFKPMNTVPDTLFRSQADPIYREDCQCVSVSFCAAHDVVLPFTSDIRQFLDARNQKSDILSNATETDQGQEQPATEEPQQNAVRRGRVLGLSAERVYVSGANETATDTALEETVTEAVTEAATEQPLNEEMETETEEAVTETSLTEEESRVRRDVEAEEPVEEPVEDAPSPAPAAAIPRQGRQLTGFTPEGGGTCGFDHVCCRRPVFRSAAREEPHRYSCGRRNAKGLLGRVKNPSVVFSEGDTEFGEYPWQAAILKRKDRDMMYVCGAALIHSRYVLTAAHCVDGLNPADLKVRLGEWDVAAKSEFYKHLEMRVTGLYTHPDFYAGNLNNDLAVLRLESYVDFAHNPHITPICLPEEGAQYHHRCYATGWGKDGFGTEGEFSHVLKEVEVPMVSSEECTQRLRQTRLGSQFNLHEGNLCAGGEPGRDTCEGDGGGPLVCAGPEGAMELAGLVSWGIGCGHPGVPGVYVRVSHYLAWIRAITSA; from the exons ATGAGAGCTAAAA CGGCGGTGTGCCTGctgctggtggcggcggcggcgtgtgTGTCTGCCGATGAGTGGTCGTGGGGCacggagggcgaggaggaggccCCGGTGAGCCAGGGTCAAGCCACCTTCAGCGTCTCCCTCAGtccagaggaggaagacgaacagGAAGCACCACCGTCCGCCAGATCCATCGGCGTGGACGTGCTGCCCCTGGAGCCACACGGAGagctgacggaggaggagcTGCGAGCCTTTGCCCTGGCCGAGGAGGGCGGGGACCGCGAGGGACGCTTCCTGGGCATCAGTGAGAAGCTTTGCTCGTATGGCATCGGGATTAAC TGCAACAACAGGAAACACTCCGGGTCCGTCAAATCTCATTATGGGCCTCCTCCAAAGCACGTGGCCATTCCCTCTAACTCCTACGGCGCCCCTTTCCCCAAGCCTCCAGGCAGTTACAGTGCCCCTGCACCCAAGCCCTCAGGCAGCTACGGTGCCCATCCCCCCCTCCCCTACCCCAATAGGAAACACCAGTACACCCCAACCAAGGCCgcatccttctcccccttcaaGGGCATCATGTCCGCCCTGGAGCCTTACCTGCCCGGCAGCACCAAGCCCAAGTACCCGCCCAAAGACAACCACGGACTCCTCGGCTCCTCTTACACCGCCCCTAATCCCACCTACGCCCCTCTGCTCCCATCCTACCACCCCCCGACGCCCAAACCCGCCTACGTGGCGCCTCGGCCTTACGTGGTGCCAGCCAAGCCCGTGCACCTGGCCCAGAAGGTGGACTACGTGGCGCCCAAGCCAGCTTACGTGAACCCCGTGCACACGTATACCGTGACGGTGAAGGATTCCGTGCAGCCCACCATCGTGGAGCAccactcccacacccacacccacgtgTACAAGGGCGACGCTGCCGCCGTCACTCATCACCACGACGACCCCTACTATGTTCAGGGATCCCAGCAGGTCTTCAAGCGCCAGGAGTCCTCCGTCAAGTCCCACGGCGCTGACAACATCCAGGACCTCCTCAGCCAGGACCACCAACGCCACGAGACTCGCGTGCGCGTCACCAGCAGCGTCTCCTCCTCGCAGGGCACTCACATCACCCAGCCACAGAACTTCCGGCCAGGCAAGATAGAGCAAGGCTTCAAACCCATGAACACGGTGCCAGACACACTCTTCCGCTCCCAGGCTGACCCCATCTACCGCGAGGACTGccagtgtgtgtcagtgtcctTCTGCGCCGCTCACGACGTGGTGCTGCCCTTTACTAGCGACATCAGGCAGTTCTTGGACGCCCGCAACCAAAAGTCTGACATATTGTCCAACGCCACAGAAACAGACCAGGGCCAAGAACAGCCCGCCACGGAAGAGCCACAACAAAACGCCGTCAGGCGAGGCCGCGTGCTGGGCCTATCCGCCGAGAGAGTGTACGTGAGCGGCGCCAACGAGACCGCTACCGACACTGCCCTGGAGGAGACAGTGACAGAGGCGGTGACGGAGGCAGCGACGGAGCAGCCGCTCAATGAGGAGATGGAGACCGAGACCGAGGAGGCTGTGACTGAGACCAGCCTGACTGAGGAGGAGTCCCGCGTCAGGAGGGACGTGGAAGCTGAGGAGCCCGTGGAAGAGCCTGTGGAGGACGCACCTTCGCCTGCGCCTGCTGCCGCCATTCCCCGCCAAGGA CGCCAGCTGACCGGTTTCACTCCCGAGGGAGGCGGCACCTGTGGCTTCGACCACGTATGCTGTCGCCGCCCAGTGTTCCGCTCTGCCGCGCGCGAGGAGCCGCACCGGTACTCCTGTGGGCGCCGCAACGCCAAGGGACTTTTGGGCCGAGTGAAGAACCCCAGCGTGGTGTTCTCTGAGGGAGACACGGAGTTCGGCGAGTACCCGTGGCAGGCGGCCATCCTCAAGCGAAAGGACAGGGACATGATGTATGTGTGCGGCGCAGCGCTCATCCACAGCAGATACGTGCTGACAGCGGCTCACTGCGTGGACGG TCTGAACCCTGCCGACCTTAAGGTTCGCCTGGGCGAGTGGGACGTGGCCGCCAAGTCTGAGTTCTACAAGCACCTTGAGATGCGTGTCACGGGACTCTACACTCACCCTGATTTCTACGCCGGCAACCTCAACAACGACTTGGCGGTACTGCGCCTCGAGAGCTACGTGGACTTCGCCCACAA CCCGCATATCACGCCCATCTGTCTGCCGGAAGAGGGCGCGCAGTACCACCACCGGTGCTACGCCACGGGCTGGGGCAAGGACGGCTTCGGCACTGAGGGAGAGTTCAGCCACGtcctgaaggaggtggaggtgccgATGGTGTCCAGCGAGGAGTGCACGCAGCGGCTCCGGCAGACCAGGCTGGGGTCGCAGTTCAACCTGCACGAGGGCAACCTGTGTGCCGGCGGCGAGCCTGGACGCGACACGTGCGAG ggtGACGGCGGCGGCCCCCTGGTGTGTGCCGGACCAGAGGGCGCCATGGAGCTGGCGGGCCTGGTCTCCTGGGGCATCGGCTGCGGCCATCCCGGCGTGCCTGGCGTGTACGTGCGAGTGTCTCATTACCTGGCGTGGATCCGCGCCATCACCAGTGCCTAA